From Pedococcus aerophilus, one genomic window encodes:
- a CDS encoding beta-glucosidase family protein: protein MTATTDRPTASAATPGEAPAGRDHAAYLELVGRLDLATKVRLLTGATSFTLHGEESIGLAPMAFSDGPTGVRGLKFTGGDHVALFPSATVLASAWSEETAHEVGEMLAEEAERQQIHVVLGPTINLHRTPLGGRLFEAYSEDPLLTGKLAAAYVRGLQGRGIGACLKHLVANESETLRNYMNSVVSETALREVYLLPFEIAVQDADAWSIMAAYNDINGVAATEQNHVNNTVVKGDWGWDGLLMSDWFATKTSAPAALGGLDLVMPGPDGPWGEALVADVESGAVHESVIDEHVVRLLRLAERVGALGSTDEQRVWPTESLAPDAPARRAQLRRLATDGMVVLKNAGGILPLAATGPDSGAGTAGDARAGTVALIGRHGIDTICMGGGSATVNPPYQVSIAEGLEAAIGDRLLVVDGVEVRDRAVVAEPSAITDPETGEPGLRVAYLDAEGVVMASEHSSVASIVTGWDDVLPRPTEQVVLTARLTGSGPVRLGVLGTGTWTIDLDGERVGSAELVAEGFDPGESMLKPPVWTIDTDATTTTDDEGTREGALVTATVTVVRSEPQPGPDGKLSTLSHVIASGMGMKGLVVSPVPAPASEVLESVTAAAASADVAVVVVGLTEEQETEATDKSTLALLGDQDAMVSAVAAAASRTVVVVNASTPVLMPWFDEVDAVLVVGLPGQEGGHAVADALLGVREPAGRLVTSWPSADEAAPAWEVVPDGLTLEYTDGTFVGYRGFAAGHAPAPAHWLGAGDGYGAWTYGAARLLEGGSGAPSVEVTVANSSTHDSREVVQVYLRPDTEDQPVRLVGFAPVQVAAGSEATVTVDTDARLWRRWDEAANAWGEPLTGGTLLVARGLGDVQAELPLA, encoded by the coding sequence ATGACCGCCACCACCGACCGTCCCACCGCCTCCGCCGCCACCCCCGGCGAGGCGCCCGCGGGCCGCGACCACGCGGCATACCTCGAGCTCGTCGGCCGGCTCGACCTGGCCACCAAGGTGCGGCTCCTCACCGGCGCCACGTCGTTCACGCTGCACGGTGAGGAGTCGATCGGGCTGGCACCGATGGCGTTCTCCGACGGGCCGACCGGAGTCCGCGGCCTGAAGTTCACCGGCGGCGACCACGTCGCGCTCTTCCCCAGCGCCACGGTGCTCGCGAGCGCCTGGAGCGAGGAGACCGCGCACGAGGTCGGCGAGATGCTCGCCGAGGAGGCCGAGCGCCAGCAGATCCACGTCGTCCTCGGGCCGACCATCAACCTGCACCGCACCCCGCTCGGCGGTCGCCTCTTCGAGGCCTACTCCGAGGACCCGCTGCTCACCGGCAAGCTCGCCGCCGCCTACGTGCGGGGTCTGCAGGGGCGCGGGATCGGCGCCTGCCTCAAGCACCTCGTGGCCAACGAGTCCGAGACCCTGCGCAACTACATGAACTCCGTCGTCAGCGAGACGGCCCTGCGCGAGGTGTACCTACTGCCGTTCGAGATCGCGGTCCAGGACGCCGACGCGTGGTCGATCATGGCCGCCTACAACGACATCAACGGTGTCGCCGCGACGGAGCAGAACCACGTCAACAACACCGTCGTCAAGGGCGACTGGGGCTGGGACGGGCTGCTCATGTCGGACTGGTTCGCCACGAAGACCTCTGCTCCGGCGGCCCTCGGCGGGCTCGACCTCGTCATGCCCGGCCCGGACGGCCCTTGGGGCGAGGCGCTGGTCGCCGACGTCGAGTCCGGCGCCGTGCACGAGTCGGTCATCGACGAGCACGTCGTGCGGTTGCTCCGCCTGGCCGAGCGCGTCGGCGCCCTGGGCTCGACGGACGAGCAGCGGGTGTGGCCGACCGAGTCGCTCGCCCCCGACGCCCCGGCCCGGCGCGCGCAGCTGCGCCGCCTCGCCACCGACGGCATGGTCGTGCTGAAGAACGCCGGAGGCATCCTGCCCCTGGCCGCAACAGGACCAGACTCCGGCGCGGGCACCGCGGGGGATGCCCGCGCCGGCACCGTCGCGCTCATCGGTCGCCACGGCATCGACACCATCTGCATGGGTGGAGGCTCTGCCACGGTGAACCCGCCCTACCAGGTCTCGATCGCCGAGGGCCTCGAGGCCGCGATCGGCGACCGTCTCCTGGTCGTCGACGGTGTCGAGGTCCGCGATCGTGCGGTCGTCGCCGAGCCCTCCGCCATCACCGACCCGGAGACGGGCGAGCCCGGCCTGCGCGTCGCCTACCTCGACGCCGAGGGTGTCGTCATGGCCAGCGAGCACAGCAGCGTCGCCTCGATCGTGACCGGCTGGGACGACGTGCTGCCGCGTCCGACCGAGCAGGTCGTGCTGACGGCCCGCCTCACGGGCTCCGGGCCGGTCCGCCTCGGCGTGCTCGGCACCGGCACCTGGACGATCGACCTCGACGGCGAGCGGGTCGGATCCGCCGAGCTGGTCGCCGAGGGGTTCGACCCCGGCGAGTCGATGCTCAAGCCCCCGGTCTGGACCATCGACACCGACGCGACCACGACGACCGACGACGAGGGCACGCGCGAGGGCGCGCTCGTCACCGCGACCGTGACCGTGGTCCGCTCGGAGCCGCAGCCCGGCCCCGACGGCAAGCTCAGCACCCTCTCGCACGTCATCGCGTCCGGCATGGGGATGAAGGGGCTCGTCGTCTCCCCGGTCCCCGCACCCGCGTCCGAGGTCCTCGAATCGGTAACTGCCGCAGCGGCATCCGCTGACGTCGCGGTCGTCGTCGTCGGCCTCACCGAGGAGCAGGAGACCGAGGCCACCGACAAGTCGACCCTCGCCCTGCTCGGCGACCAGGACGCCATGGTCTCGGCCGTCGCAGCCGCCGCGAGCCGCACGGTCGTCGTCGTCAACGCCTCCACCCCGGTGCTCATGCCGTGGTTCGACGAGGTCGACGCCGTCCTCGTCGTCGGCCTGCCCGGTCAGGAGGGTGGCCACGCGGTGGCCGATGCCCTGCTCGGGGTGCGTGAGCCCGCAGGTCGCCTGGTCACCTCGTGGCCGAGCGCCGACGAAGCAGCCCCGGCCTGGGAGGTCGTCCCCGACGGCCTGACGCTGGAGTACACCGACGGCACCTTCGTCGGCTACCGCGGGTTCGCTGCCGGTCACGCCCCTGCCCCGGCCCACTGGCTCGGTGCCGGTGACGGGTATGGCGCGTGGACCTACGGCGCCGCCCGCCTCCTCGAGGGCGGGTCGGGTGCGCCCTCGGTCGAGGTGACCGTGGCGAACAGCTCGACCCACGACTCGCGCGAGGTGGTGCAGGTCTACCTGCGCCCCGACACCGAAGACCAGCCGGTGCGCCTCGTCGGGTTCGCCCCGGTGCAGGTGGCCGCGGGATCCGAGGCCACGGTCACGGTGGACACCGACGCCCGGTTGTGGCGTCGCTGGGACGAGGCGGCGAACGCCTGGGGCGAGCCGCTGACCGGCGGCACCCTCCTCGTCGCCCGGGGCCTCGGCGACGTGCAGGCCGAGCTGCCCCTCGCCTGA
- a CDS encoding helix-turn-helix domain-containing protein, whose protein sequence is MSATSDRAAPRRGRGRPRGTGTGQTRERIVAAAAELFAERGFHATPMTSIAEAAGLSQTGLLHHFPAKEELLAAVLEQRDLRDLETLASTHDHLPRGWEVWDDMVRLVGLNSEREGFVRLFTSLAGEAVDPSHPGHGWLGAHHSAAVESLAHALREAARDGKADEDIPAEQLARQAVALMDGLQLQWLMRPDEVDMAADFASWVETVRLRWGT, encoded by the coding sequence ATGTCAGCCACGTCGGACCGGGCCGCACCCCGCCGCGGGCGTGGCCGTCCGCGCGGCACCGGCACCGGCCAGACCCGCGAACGCATCGTCGCGGCGGCGGCGGAGCTGTTCGCCGAGCGCGGGTTCCACGCGACGCCGATGACGAGCATCGCCGAGGCCGCCGGGCTGAGCCAGACCGGGTTGCTGCACCACTTCCCCGCGAAGGAGGAGCTGCTCGCCGCGGTGCTCGAGCAGCGCGACCTGCGCGACCTCGAGACCCTCGCGTCGACCCACGACCACCTCCCCCGCGGCTGGGAGGTGTGGGACGACATGGTCAGGCTCGTCGGGCTCAACAGCGAGCGTGAGGGTTTCGTGCGGTTGTTCACCAGCCTGGCCGGCGAGGCCGTCGACCCGTCCCACCCCGGCCACGGCTGGCTCGGGGCGCACCACAGCGCAGCGGTCGAGTCGCTCGCGCACGCGCTGCGCGAGGCGGCGCGCGACGGGAAAGCGGACGAGGACATCCCGGCCGAGCAGCTCGCCCGGCAGGCGGTCGCGCTGATGGACGGCCTGCAGCTGCAGTGGCTGATGCGCCCGGACGAGGTCGACATGGCCGCCGACTTCGCCTCCTGGGTGGAGACGGTCCGCCTCCGCTGGGGCACCTAG
- the rpmF gene encoding 50S ribosomal protein L32 — MAAPKGRSSRSRTHHRRSGWKATEPHLVPVPGMAVEGGAPGARRPPATRPSVPRRLHAAYQRGLVRLVAPDL; from the coding sequence ATGGCGGCGCCGAAGGGCCGCTCCTCGAGGTCGCGCACCCACCACCGCCGGTCGGGGTGGAAGGCCACGGAGCCCCACCTCGTCCCGGTCCCGGGGATGGCTGTCGAGGGCGGCGCTCCCGGTGCCCGCCGCCCACCGGCGACGAGGCCGAGCGTCCCGCGCAGGCTGCACGCGGCATACCAGCGGGGGTTGGTGCGACTGGTCGCGCCCGATCTCTGA
- a CDS encoding type B 50S ribosomal protein L31: protein MKPGIHPEYRPVVFEDATTGDAFLTRSTVVTSLTTTWTDGRTLPLVKVEVSSASHPFWTGRARVLDSEGRVEQFRRRYGTTR from the coding sequence ATGAAACCTGGAATCCACCCCGAGTACCGCCCCGTCGTCTTCGAGGACGCCACCACCGGCGACGCCTTCCTGACCCGTTCCACGGTCGTCACGTCCCTGACGACCACCTGGACCGACGGCCGCACCCTGCCGCTGGTCAAGGTGGAGGTGAGCAGTGCCTCGCACCCGTTCTGGACCGGCCGCGCCAGGGTGCTGGACAGCGAGGGCCGCGTCGAGCAGTTCCGCCGCCGCTACGGGACGACGCGCTGA
- a CDS encoding GTP-binding protein: MSTSSQPSGAPEPHLSSAGRLPVVVLAGMTRPDTAVVEGALAFSLPGTAVLRHEIDLTRGVLTRCLSDHGGVVERVEIPLEHACLTCALRYEIVPMLLRLKDAGQHESVVVSLPLAADPAPVVRGIRDMVIGSRRAVAHLEVARVVVALDGQAVVDDVFGDDLLRERDEEGFPGDARAWGEALAAQLEYADVLALADGSTSEEAAALLDALRRPGSRVVPEVSTLVPADLLGGRRDHRAAEQWVHPLTRSAGPTGLPGDDAPSDAVAAFAPAEGIWSVVLDTWRPFHPGRLMRDLEHLGGGGLRGRGCFWLPTRPGGVGVWDGSGGQLSIGTSGTWEGRRPRTRVVVTGRGEGQQQVAAALRGALLTDAELAGGLGGWVGLDDEFDPWLGRYSDIA; this comes from the coding sequence ATGTCCACCTCCTCCCAGCCGTCCGGGGCGCCCGAGCCCCACCTCTCGTCCGCTGGTCGCCTGCCTGTCGTCGTCCTCGCCGGGATGACCCGCCCGGACACCGCCGTGGTGGAGGGCGCGCTCGCGTTCTCGCTGCCGGGCACCGCCGTGCTGCGCCACGAGATCGACCTGACCCGAGGGGTCCTGACCCGCTGTCTCTCCGACCACGGTGGGGTGGTGGAGCGCGTCGAGATCCCCCTGGAGCACGCCTGCCTCACCTGCGCGCTGCGCTACGAGATCGTGCCGATGCTGTTGCGGCTCAAGGATGCCGGTCAGCACGAGTCGGTCGTCGTGAGCCTGCCGCTGGCTGCGGACCCCGCGCCTGTGGTGCGTGGCATCCGCGACATGGTGATCGGCTCCCGTCGAGCCGTCGCCCACCTCGAGGTGGCGCGCGTCGTCGTGGCCCTCGACGGGCAGGCCGTGGTCGACGACGTCTTCGGGGACGACCTCCTGCGCGAACGCGACGAGGAGGGCTTTCCCGGCGATGCGCGCGCCTGGGGAGAGGCCCTGGCAGCGCAGCTCGAGTATGCCGACGTGCTGGCGCTCGCCGACGGGTCGACCTCCGAGGAGGCCGCGGCCTTGCTCGACGCCCTGCGCCGTCCGGGGTCCCGGGTCGTCCCCGAGGTGAGCACGCTCGTGCCCGCCGACCTGCTGGGTGGGCGGCGCGACCACCGAGCAGCGGAGCAGTGGGTGCACCCCCTCACCCGCTCCGCGGGGCCCACCGGTCTTCCGGGTGACGACGCGCCCTCCGACGCCGTGGCAGCCTTCGCTCCTGCCGAGGGCATCTGGTCGGTCGTGCTGGACACCTGGCGACCGTTCCACCCCGGTCGGTTGATGCGCGACCTGGAGCACCTCGGAGGTGGTGGACTGCGAGGTCGTGGCTGCTTCTGGCTGCCGACCAGGCCCGGCGGAGTCGGCGTCTGGGACGGGTCGGGCGGTCAACTCAGCATCGGCACGAGCGGGACCTGGGAGGGGCGACGGCCGCGCACCCGGGTCGTCGTCACCGGCCGGGGGGAGGGCCAGCAGCAGGTGGCCGCGGCCCTGCGCGGAGCCCTGCTGACCGATGCCGAGCTCGCGGGCGGGCTCGGCGGTTGGGTCGGGCTCGACGACGAGTTCGACCCCTGGCTCGGCCGCTACTCCGACATCGCCTGA
- the rpmG gene encoding 50S ribosomal protein L33, which yields MIFITTHIERTTVARTTDLRPVIKLRSTAGTGYTYVTRKNRRTTPERLVVRKFDPVVRRHVDFREER from the coding sequence ATGATTTTCATTACAACTCATATCGAGAGGACCACCGTGGCTCGCACCACCGACCTGCGCCCCGTCATCAAGCTCCGTTCCACGGCCGGCACGGGATACACCTACGTCACCCGCAAGAACCGCCGCACCACCCCCGAGCGGCTCGTCGTCCGCAAGTTCGACCCCGTCGTGCGTCGCCACGTCGACTTCCGCGAGGAGCGCTGA
- a CDS encoding helix-turn-helix domain-containing protein, whose product MTTRTPASRAARERPDTQVRIGARLRAARQARSLTIAQVAESAGLTKGFVSRLERDDVSPSVASLVTVCEVLGLRVGDLFDPPETAVIRAGEGRPINFGGTGAHEALITPGTQQGLEIIHARIDAGGNGGDDLYTLDCDVECAYVIAGHLTIVLETGEEDLGPGDAMTFPGRAPHTWRNASVEAPCEVLWVLAPAP is encoded by the coding sequence ATGACCACCCGGACACCGGCGTCCCGCGCGGCCCGCGAGCGCCCGGACACCCAGGTCCGCATCGGCGCCCGGCTCCGCGCCGCGCGGCAGGCCCGCAGCCTCACCATCGCCCAGGTCGCCGAGTCGGCAGGGCTGACCAAGGGGTTCGTCAGCCGGCTCGAGCGCGACGACGTGTCACCGTCGGTGGCCTCGCTGGTCACGGTGTGCGAGGTGCTGGGGCTACGGGTCGGTGACCTGTTCGACCCACCCGAGACCGCGGTCATCAGGGCCGGCGAGGGGCGGCCGATCAACTTCGGTGGCACCGGTGCCCACGAGGCGCTCATCACCCCCGGCACCCAGCAGGGCCTCGAGATCATCCACGCCCGCATCGACGCCGGCGGCAACGGCGGTGACGACCTCTACACGCTGGACTGCGACGTGGAGTGCGCGTACGTCATCGCCGGGCACCTCACCATCGTCCTCGAGACCGGCGAGGAGGACCTCGGTCCGGGCGACGCGATGACCTTCCCGGGGCGGGCGCCGCACACCTGGCGCAACGCGTCGGTCGAGGCGCCCTGCGAGGTCCTCTGGGTTCTCGCCCCCGCTCCGTAG
- a CDS encoding cyclase family protein, producing MRVLRIVDLSVPVGPGTVIYPGDPEPALTVHSTIERDGFNLLDVHLGSQTGTHVDAPFHFEESGARIDELDLTLFTGPGVVVDATGLGPRGVVTWDHIEPVADRIDPGTIVLLHTGWDEHYGTPAYFENPYLDADACRRLLELGVRTIGLDALNLDETPDEEHPGVGFPCHHLIADLGGVIIENLRGLGDIDFADPFVSVLPIRLEAADGAPVRAVAVELAP from the coding sequence ATGAGAGTCCTTCGGATCGTCGACCTGTCGGTGCCCGTCGGTCCCGGGACCGTCATCTACCCCGGCGACCCCGAGCCCGCGCTGACCGTGCACAGCACCATCGAGCGCGACGGGTTCAACCTGCTCGACGTGCACCTTGGTTCGCAGACCGGCACCCACGTCGACGCACCGTTCCACTTCGAGGAGTCCGGGGCGCGGATCGACGAGCTGGACCTGACGCTCTTCACCGGTCCCGGGGTCGTCGTCGACGCGACCGGCCTGGGTCCGCGCGGAGTCGTGACCTGGGACCACATCGAGCCGGTGGCTGACCGCATCGACCCCGGGACGATCGTGCTGCTGCACACCGGGTGGGACGAGCACTACGGCACGCCCGCGTACTTCGAGAACCCCTACCTCGACGCCGACGCCTGCCGCCGGCTGCTCGAACTCGGGGTGCGCACCATCGGGCTCGACGCACTCAACCTCGACGAGACGCCGGACGAGGAGCACCCGGGAGTGGGGTTCCCCTGCCACCACCTCATCGCCGACCTCGGTGGCGTCATCATCGAGAACCTGCGCGGCCTGGGCGACATCGACTTCGCCGACCCGTTCGTCTCCGTCCTGCCGATCCGCCTCGAGGCGGCCGACGGGGCGCCGGTCCGGGCGGTTGCTGTAGAACTGGCGCCATGA
- a CDS encoding purine-cytosine permease family protein, translating to MSSTTTPANVPAPRPKVTDVEQHGIDTIPDADRTSRPLDLFRIQFGGANTFATVLLGTFPIALGLSFWQAVGATLAGVVVGALFLMPMGLFGPLTGTNNAVSSGAHFGVRGRIVGSFLSLLTAIAFYSISVWVSGDALVGAMARLFGVPDSDLLRGVVYAVLGAIVIVVVVYGFQFMLLVNKIVVVGNTVLILLAIVAYASVFDASYDPGPSAYALGTFWPTFVLSALIVMGNPVSFGAFLGDWSRYIPAATSRKSLLGATFGAQLMTLIPFIFGVATATLVAGEADYIVALIKISPIWYAVLLMVVAFLGGLSTGVTSLYGTGLDFSSVFPRLSRVQASLFIGLLAFVFILVGRLAFDLIASVNAFIGAIVICTTPWMVIMTIGYIVRRGHYRPADVQVFNLGMRGGAYWFRNGVNWRGMVAWIPAAVAGLMFANYPPLIEGPFRNAVGGGIDISLPVAIGVAAVLYLGLLYAVPEPRYVFGPQGPRWVPAADGDEPPVVADESASQHRKGRRGRTMDESVTAELEARIDG from the coding sequence ATGAGCTCCACGACCACCCCGGCGAACGTCCCCGCCCCACGTCCCAAGGTCACCGACGTCGAGCAGCACGGCATCGACACGATCCCCGACGCCGACCGCACGTCGCGACCGCTCGACCTCTTCCGGATCCAGTTCGGCGGCGCCAACACCTTCGCCACCGTCCTGCTCGGCACCTTCCCCATCGCCCTGGGGCTCTCGTTCTGGCAGGCCGTCGGCGCGACGCTCGCCGGAGTCGTCGTCGGCGCGCTGTTCCTCATGCCGATGGGCCTGTTCGGTCCGCTGACCGGCACCAACAACGCCGTCTCCTCCGGCGCCCACTTCGGCGTCCGTGGGCGCATCGTCGGCTCGTTCCTGTCGCTGCTCACCGCCATCGCCTTCTACTCGATCTCGGTGTGGGTCAGCGGTGACGCGCTCGTCGGTGCGATGGCGCGGTTGTTCGGCGTCCCCGACTCCGACCTGCTGCGCGGTGTCGTCTACGCCGTGCTCGGGGCCATCGTCATCGTGGTCGTCGTCTACGGCTTCCAGTTCATGCTGCTGGTCAACAAGATCGTCGTGGTCGGCAACACCGTCCTCATCCTCCTGGCGATCGTCGCCTACGCCTCGGTGTTCGATGCCTCCTACGACCCCGGCCCCAGCGCGTACGCCCTCGGGACGTTCTGGCCCACCTTCGTCCTCTCGGCGCTCATCGTCATGGGCAACCCCGTGTCGTTCGGGGCGTTCCTCGGCGACTGGTCGCGCTACATCCCGGCTGCGACGTCGCGGAAGTCGTTGCTGGGAGCCACGTTCGGCGCACAGCTGATGACCCTCATCCCGTTCATCTTCGGTGTCGCCACCGCCACGCTGGTCGCCGGTGAGGCCGACTACATCGTCGCGCTGATCAAGATCTCGCCGATCTGGTACGCCGTGCTGCTCATGGTCGTCGCGTTCCTCGGTGGCCTCTCGACGGGCGTCACCTCGCTCTACGGCACCGGCCTGGACTTCTCGTCGGTGTTCCCGCGGCTGAGCCGGGTGCAGGCGTCGCTGTTCATCGGCCTGCTCGCCTTCGTCTTCATCCTCGTCGGGCGACTGGCCTTCGACCTCATCGCCAGCGTCAACGCGTTCATCGGCGCCATCGTCATCTGCACGACGCCGTGGATGGTCATCATGACGATCGGCTACATCGTCCGTCGCGGCCACTACCGCCCCGCCGACGTGCAGGTGTTCAACCTCGGGATGCGCGGCGGCGCCTACTGGTTCCGCAACGGCGTCAACTGGCGCGGCATGGTCGCGTGGATCCCGGCGGCCGTGGCCGGCCTGATGTTCGCCAACTACCCGCCGCTCATCGAGGGCCCCTTCCGCAACGCCGTCGGTGGTGGCATCGACATCAGCCTGCCCGTGGCGATCGGTGTCGCTGCGGTCCTCTACCTGGGCCTGCTGTATGCCGTGCCGGAGCCCCGGTACGTGTTCGGCCCGCAGGGCCCGCGCTGGGTCCCCGCAGCCGACGGTGACGAGCCGCCGGTGGTGGCGGACGAGTCGGCGTCCCAGCACCGCAAGGGCCGTCGCGGCCGCACCATGGACGAGTCGGTCACGGCCGAGCTGGAGGCCCGCATCGATGGCTGA
- the speB gene encoding agmatinase, translated as MADATTPLHQTLPRITEGGRVGQVDATVVPRFAGPPTFARLPRVDEVSDVDVAVLGVPFDAGVSYRPGARFGPAHIRESSRLLRPYNPAQDVSPFAAQQVVDAGDLGVNPFSIDEAVDSIEAGARAVLERAGRMLTLGGDHTITLPLLRAHAAAHGPIAVVHFDAHLDTWDTYFGARYTHGTPFRRASEEGLLDKEACLHVGSRGPLYSAKDLDDDATLGFAIVPSVEMDDLGARGVIERIRDRVGDRPVYASIDIDVLDPGFAPGTGTPETGGLTGRELLAILRGFADLNLIGADVVEVAPAYDHAEVTGIAASHVSYELLSAMAPRADSEVSR; from the coding sequence ATGGCTGACGCAACGACCCCGCTGCACCAGACCCTGCCGCGCATCACCGAGGGCGGTCGCGTCGGCCAGGTCGACGCGACCGTGGTCCCGCGGTTCGCCGGCCCCCCGACCTTCGCGCGGCTGCCCCGCGTGGACGAGGTCTCCGACGTCGACGTGGCGGTGCTCGGTGTCCCGTTCGACGCCGGGGTGTCCTACCGCCCCGGCGCACGGTTCGGCCCGGCCCACATCCGCGAGTCCTCCCGGTTGCTGCGCCCCTACAACCCCGCTCAGGACGTGTCACCCTTCGCCGCCCAACAGGTCGTCGACGCCGGCGACCTCGGCGTCAACCCGTTCTCGATCGACGAGGCCGTCGACAGCATCGAGGCCGGCGCACGGGCCGTCCTCGAGCGCGCGGGGCGGATGCTCACCCTCGGCGGCGACCACACGATCACGTTGCCGCTGCTGCGGGCCCACGCCGCAGCGCACGGCCCGATCGCCGTGGTGCACTTCGACGCCCACCTCGACACCTGGGACACCTACTTCGGCGCGCGCTACACGCACGGCACACCGTTCCGCCGGGCGTCCGAGGAGGGGCTGCTCGACAAGGAGGCCTGCCTGCACGTCGGCTCGCGGGGACCGCTCTACTCCGCTAAGGACCTCGACGACGACGCCACCCTCGGCTTCGCCATCGTCCCCAGCGTGGAGATGGACGACCTCGGCGCCCGCGGCGTGATCGAGCGCATCCGTGACCGCGTCGGCGACCGGCCGGTCTACGCCTCCATCGACATCGACGTCCTCGACCCGGGGTTCGCCCCCGGCACCGGCACCCCCGAGACCGGTGGGCTCACCGGGCGCGAGCTGCTCGCGATCCTGCGCGGCTTCGCCGACCTCAACCTCATCGGCGCCGACGTCGTGGAGGTGGCCCCGGCCTACGACCACGCCGAGGTCACCGGCATCGCCGCCTCCCACGTCTCCTACGAGCTGCTCAGCGCGATGGCGCCCCGAGCCGACAGCGAGGTGTCCCGGTGA
- a CDS encoding SgcJ/EcaC family oxidoreductase — protein sequence MTTTPDASQTVQQEVLAAADAVVRAFAGGDSAAYFACFAPEATFVFHTTPQRLGSRAAYEALWEQWVTEDGFRVVACASSNQHVQVLGADSAVFVHDVATVLELGGAREELSERETIVFERRDEVWMAVHEHLSPTPLVQ from the coding sequence GTGACCACCACCCCCGACGCGTCCCAGACCGTGCAGCAGGAGGTCCTGGCCGCCGCCGACGCCGTGGTGCGCGCCTTCGCGGGCGGCGACAGCGCCGCATACTTCGCCTGCTTCGCGCCGGAGGCGACGTTCGTCTTCCACACGACGCCGCAGCGGTTGGGATCCCGCGCGGCGTACGAGGCGCTGTGGGAGCAGTGGGTCACCGAGGACGGCTTCAGGGTCGTCGCGTGCGCGTCGAGCAACCAGCACGTGCAGGTCCTCGGCGCCGACTCGGCCGTCTTCGTCCACGACGTCGCCACGGTCCTCGAACTCGGTGGTGCTCGCGAGGAGCTCAGCGAGCGCGAGACCATCGTGTTCGAGCGCCGCGACGAGGTCTGGATGGCGGTCCACGAGCACCTCTCCCCCACACCTTTGGTCCAATAG